The following coding sequences are from one Natranaerobius trueperi window:
- the cas5c gene encoding type I-C CRISPR-associated protein Cas5c gives MRNQVEFEVYGSYALFTDPITKMGGEKLSYQVPTYQALKGMLESVYWKPTILWIIDEVRVMNPIKMEAKGIRPISYNKNENTLANYTYLKNVRYQVKAHFIFNPHRPDLDYDRNEHKHHNIAKRCIKAGGRRDVFLGVRECPAYVEPCEFGEGEGYYDKYGSIHLGTMVHGLNYPDETGKNMLEARLWNPVMKDGYINFIRPDQCDLVRPISKLTPKSFQKENLQSVEELDGEITN, from the coding sequence GTGCGAAACCAGGTGGAGTTTGAAGTGTATGGATCTTATGCATTGTTCACAGATCCTATAACAAAAATGGGGGGAGAGAAATTATCTTATCAAGTTCCTACATATCAAGCACTAAAGGGGATGCTTGAATCTGTTTATTGGAAGCCTACAATTTTATGGATTATTGATGAAGTTCGTGTAATGAACCCTATAAAAATGGAAGCCAAAGGAATACGTCCAATTAGTTATAACAAAAATGAGAATACTTTAGCTAACTATACTTATTTGAAAAATGTAAGATACCAGGTTAAAGCTCACTTTATTTTTAACCCACATCGACCTGACTTAGACTATGATCGAAATGAACATAAACACCACAATATAGCCAAGAGATGTATTAAAGCAGGTGGCAGAAGAGATGTGTTTTTAGGGGTTAGAGAATGTCCCGCATATGTAGAGCCTTGTGAATTTGGGGAAGGGGAAGGTTACTATGACAAATATGGTTCCATTCATTTAGGCACTATGGTTCATGGCCTTAACTATCCTGACGAGACAGGAAAAAATATGCTAGAAGCACGGTTATGGAACCCAGTAATGAAAGACGGATACATAAATTTTATACGTCCTGATCAATGTGATTTAGTTCGACCTATATCCAAACTAACACCAAAATCCTTTCAAAAAGAAAATCTCCAATCTGTGGAAGAATTAGATGGAGAAATAACAAATTGA
- the cas8c gene encoding type I-C CRISPR-associated protein Cas8c/Csd1 translates to MGWMYDLYQTYENNIGQVGKVGITKSNRRYTLLPIAHTTQSAQVEITVDEAGNFYNAKVVDKEEATTVIPCTEQSLSRTSKPVPHPLHDKLMYVAGDFEKYGGKIRKGFQPYEDYLTNLKEWVESPHTNDRVKSIYWYILKGTLIKDLIEVSILSVDKKNHLIPKWTKTVGEEYGEKPKLFKVISDTQDKVFVRFNTHKLGSSETKVWEDEEVINSFINFYKDKLQQSDLCYVTGKTKPRTEKHLSGLRRAGDSAKLISGNDTSGLTFRGRFDKANEVVSISYDVSQKAHNALKWLIQKQGKIVDGRVFLVWGNEKTEVPSPQDDADSLFRELGYNFTNETEESDTHEIFAEKFSKAIDGYKSDLSYKSQVSILILDAATPGRLSIVYYRNLEKEEYLKQIIKWHQTCSWLHQYKKSEGKQRIKFYGAPSSRDIALVAYGPRVGDNIIKGTMERILPCIVDGHKIPLDIIRSAFYRASNPVAMDRWEWEKTLSITCALLNKQYEKEGYEVALDVTNRNRDYLFGRLLAVADVLERRALTKEEDRATNAIRYMNAFSRHPARTWQIIQTNLQPYQVKLGNKAFYYNRLIDEIASQIEIDDFNNKPLSGKYLLGFYSQRYELYTSKKEKQENYNSNQEV, encoded by the coding sequence ATGGGCTGGATGTATGATTTATATCAAACATATGAAAACAACATTGGACAGGTAGGAAAAGTTGGGATAACGAAAAGTAACCGTCGTTATACATTATTACCTATTGCTCATACTACACAGTCTGCGCAAGTCGAGATCACTGTGGATGAAGCCGGTAACTTCTACAATGCGAAAGTGGTTGATAAAGAAGAGGCAACAACAGTTATACCTTGCACTGAACAGTCTCTTAGTCGTACTAGTAAACCAGTTCCTCATCCACTCCACGATAAACTTATGTATGTAGCAGGTGACTTTGAAAAATACGGAGGAAAAATCAGAAAAGGATTTCAACCATATGAAGATTATTTAACTAATTTGAAAGAATGGGTTGAATCACCTCACACCAATGATCGTGTAAAATCAATATACTGGTATATACTCAAAGGAACTTTAATTAAAGATCTTATAGAAGTTTCAATTCTTTCAGTAGATAAGAAAAACCACTTAATTCCGAAATGGACAAAAACAGTAGGTGAAGAATATGGTGAAAAACCTAAACTTTTTAAAGTTATTAGTGATACACAAGACAAAGTATTTGTACGTTTTAATACTCACAAACTGGGAAGCAGTGAAACAAAAGTTTGGGAAGATGAAGAAGTGATAAATTCTTTCATTAACTTTTATAAAGATAAATTACAACAAAGTGACCTTTGTTATGTAACTGGGAAAACAAAACCTAGAACAGAAAAACACTTGAGTGGGTTAAGACGAGCAGGTGATAGTGCCAAACTTATATCTGGGAATGACACAAGTGGTTTGACATTTAGGGGGCGTTTCGATAAAGCAAATGAGGTCGTAAGTATTAGTTATGATGTATCACAAAAAGCACATAATGCTTTAAAATGGTTGATTCAAAAGCAAGGGAAAATCGTAGATGGGAGAGTGTTTCTTGTTTGGGGAAATGAAAAAACAGAAGTCCCTTCACCCCAAGATGATGCAGATTCTTTATTTAGAGAACTGGGTTATAATTTCACAAATGAAACAGAAGAAAGTGACACTCATGAGATATTTGCTGAAAAGTTTAGTAAAGCGATCGATGGTTACAAAAGTGATCTTTCATATAAATCACAGGTTTCTATATTAATTCTTGATGCAGCGACACCTGGACGGCTATCAATCGTGTATTATCGTAATTTAGAAAAAGAAGAATACTTAAAACAAATTATTAAATGGCATCAGACATGTTCGTGGTTACACCAGTACAAAAAAAGTGAAGGCAAACAACGAATTAAATTTTATGGAGCACCATCATCTCGTGATATTGCTCTAGTGGCCTATGGCCCTCGAGTTGGTGATAATATTATTAAAGGCACCATGGAAAGGATACTTCCTTGTATAGTAGATGGTCATAAGATTCCGTTAGATATTATAAGAAGTGCTTTCTACAGAGCATCAAACCCTGTTGCGATGGATAGATGGGAGTGGGAAAAAACACTAAGTATAACGTGTGCATTATTAAATAAGCAATATGAAAAGGAGGGATATGAAGTGGCTTTAGATGTTACAAATAGGAATAGAGATTATCTATTTGGTCGCTTGCTAGCTGTAGCTGATGTACTTGAGAGAAGGGCCTTAACAAAAGAAGAGGATCGGGCGACGAATGCAATACGATATATGAATGCTTTTTCTAGACATCCTGCTAGAACATGGCAAATTATTCAGACTAACTTACAACCTTATCAAGTTAAACTTGGGAATAAAGCATTTTATTATAATCGCTTAATTGATGAAATTGCTTCACAAATAGAAATTGATGATTTTAATAATAAACCTTTAAGCGGAAAGTACTTGTTAGGGTTTTATAGCCAGAGATATGAGCTGTACACAAGTAAGAAAGAGAAGCAAGAAAATTATAACTCAAATCAGGAGGTATAG
- the cas7c gene encoding type I-C CRISPR-associated protein Cas7/Csd2, whose translation MSILDYKIDFAVVFLVKNANPNGDPLNGNRPRQNYEGFGEVSDVCIKRKIRNRLQDQGEPIFVQSDERKNDGFKSLKERADSVKELKETKDKDLYHDISCETWTDVRSFGQVFAFKGGESTSIGVRGPVSIHPAISLHPVDITSTQITKSVNSTTSDNKGSDTMGMKHRVDFGVYVFYGSINTQLAEKTKFTKEDAEKIKYSLETLFENDASSARPDGSMTINKVYWWKHNTKLGQYPSGKVHRSLSIELKEETPKTMDDVKIELSNLKGLDVEVYDGE comes from the coding sequence ATGTCTATTTTGGATTATAAGATTGATTTTGCTGTTGTTTTTTTAGTTAAAAATGCAAACCCAAATGGTGATCCTTTAAATGGAAATCGCCCTAGACAAAATTATGAAGGGTTTGGAGAAGTATCAGATGTTTGCATAAAAAGAAAGATTCGTAACCGTCTACAAGATCAAGGGGAACCCATTTTTGTTCAATCAGATGAAAGAAAGAACGATGGGTTTAAAAGTTTAAAAGAACGTGCTGATTCAGTTAAAGAATTAAAGGAAACTAAAGATAAAGATTTATATCATGATATTTCTTGTGAAACATGGACAGATGTTAGAAGTTTTGGACAAGTTTTTGCTTTTAAAGGTGGAGAATCAACTTCAATTGGTGTTAGAGGACCGGTATCTATACATCCAGCAATAAGTTTACATCCAGTTGATATAACTAGTACACAAATAACAAAAAGTGTTAATTCGACTACTTCTGATAATAAGGGTTCAGATACAATGGGAATGAAACATCGTGTTGATTTTGGTGTTTATGTATTTTATGGAAGTATAAATACTCAACTAGCTGAAAAGACAAAATTTACAAAAGAAGATGCTGAAAAAATTAAATATTCATTAGAAACTCTTTTTGAAAACGATGCCTCATCTGCCCGTCCAGATGGAAGTATGACTATTAATAAGGTGTACTGGTGGAAACATAATACAAAATTAGGGCAATATCCATCAGGCAAAGTACACCGTTCTCTTTCTATTGAACTAAAAGAAGAAACCCCAAAAACAATGGATGATGTGAAAATTGAATTAAGCAATTTAAAAGGGCTTGATGTGGAAGTGTATGATGGGGAGTAG
- the cas4 gene encoding CRISPR-associated protein Cas4 encodes MMGSREEDFLLLSGIQHFYFCKRQWALIHIEQQWEENVRTVEGQNVHKKVDKPFIREKRNEMLIVRSMPIHSKELGATGVSDVVEFKKDKEGVPIQGSQNKYIPIPIEYKRGKPKQNKSDIVQLVAQAMCLEEMLLCKVSKGYIYYDKIKQRIEVPVSSSDKQEVRDVFSEMHHYFDKRYTPRVKTGPFCKSCSLKNLCIPNLMKKQSVSNYIERKIRE; translated from the coding sequence ATGATGGGGAGTAGAGAAGAAGATTTTTTACTACTATCCGGGATACAACATTTTTATTTTTGTAAAAGGCAGTGGGCCCTAATACATATTGAACAACAATGGGAAGAAAATGTAAGAACAGTCGAAGGTCAGAATGTACACAAAAAAGTAGATAAACCTTTTATTAGGGAAAAGAGAAATGAGATGCTTATAGTTCGTTCAATGCCTATACATTCAAAAGAACTAGGTGCTACTGGAGTTAGTGATGTGGTGGAGTTCAAAAAAGATAAAGAAGGCGTGCCTATTCAAGGTTCGCAAAACAAATATATACCAATCCCAATTGAGTACAAAAGAGGAAAACCAAAACAAAATAAATCAGATATTGTTCAATTGGTAGCACAAGCAATGTGCCTCGAAGAAATGCTTCTATGTAAGGTTTCTAAGGGTTATATTTATTATGATAAAATTAAACAAAGAATAGAGGTTCCAGTCAGTTCCTCAGATAAACAGGAAGTTAGAGATGTATTTAGTGAAATGCACCATTATTTTGATAAGCGATACACCCCTCGAGTTAAGACAGGGCCATTTTGTAAAAGTTGTTCTTTAAAAAACCTTTGTATACCAAATTTAATGAAAAAGCAATCTGTAAGCAATTATATAGAAAGGAAAATCAGAGAATGA
- the cas1c gene encoding type I-C CRISPR-associated endonuclease Cas1c, with product MKRLLNSLFVTSPDVYLSLDGENIVVKKDKERIGRVPLHNLESVYTFGYSGASPALMGACAERNISLVFLTRNGKFLARIIGESRGNVVLRKTQYRLSDDKNLSAKIARNFIVGKIYNNKWILERATRDYPLRVDIDKFKETSQHLSDLITEVRNVNNLELLRGYEGQAAVSYNEVFDQLILQQKDEFRFKRRSRRPPLDKVNAMLSFAYTLLSNDIISAAESIGLDAYVGFLHRDRPGRASLALDMMEELRGVYAERFVISLINKKVMKKGDFSVKENGAILMKDEARKKFLKHWQDRKQEKINHPYLGEKIPWGVVPYAQSMLLARYLRGDLDEYPPLLWK from the coding sequence ATGAAGAGATTGTTGAACAGTTTATTTGTTACTAGTCCTGATGTTTATTTAAGTTTAGATGGTGAAAACATTGTTGTAAAGAAAGACAAAGAACGAATTGGTCGTGTTCCACTACATAATTTAGAATCAGTCTATACTTTTGGATATAGCGGGGCTAGTCCAGCTTTAATGGGAGCTTGTGCTGAAAGAAATATATCATTAGTTTTCCTGACTAGGAACGGCAAATTTTTGGCAAGAATAATTGGGGAGAGTAGAGGTAATGTGGTTTTAAGGAAAACTCAGTATCGCTTATCAGATGATAAAAATTTGAGTGCAAAAATAGCTCGAAACTTCATTGTAGGTAAAATTTATAATAATAAATGGATACTTGAAAGGGCTACTAGAGATTATCCGTTAAGGGTTGATATTGATAAATTTAAAGAAACATCTCAACACTTATCAGATTTAATAACTGAGGTTAGGAACGTTAATAATTTAGAATTACTACGAGGTTATGAAGGGCAGGCAGCTGTTAGTTATAATGAAGTTTTTGACCAATTAATCTTACAGCAAAAAGACGAATTTCGATTTAAAAGAAGAAGTAGAAGGCCACCTCTTGATAAAGTAAATGCTATGCTATCCTTTGCATACACCTTACTATCGAATGATATTATATCTGCAGCGGAAAGTATAGGACTTGATGCATATGTAGGATTTTTACATCGTGATAGACCAGGCAGGGCCTCACTAGCTCTTGACATGATGGAAGAACTGAGGGGAGTATATGCGGAGCGCTTTGTAATCTCGCTAATTAACAAAAAAGTAATGAAAAAAGGTGATTTTTCGGTTAAAGAAAATGGTGCTATATTAATGAAAGATGAAGCTAGAAAGAAATTTCTTAAACATTGGCAAGATAGAAAACAAGAGAAAATAAATCATCCTTATTTGGGCGAAAAAATTCCTTGGGGGGTGGTTCCTTATGCTCAATCAATGCTACTTGCAAGATATTTAAGAGGAGATTTGGATGAGTATCCGCCTCTCTTATGGAAGTAG
- the cas2 gene encoding CRISPR-associated endonuclease Cas2, whose translation MLVVITYDVSTTSIKGTKRLRKVSKICQNYGVRVQNSVFECVVDSTQLRELKYQLIDIIDENEDSLIIYRLGDNYKKKVEHIGIKESLDVEGPLFI comes from the coding sequence TTGTTAGTTGTTATTACTTATGATGTTAGTACAACAAGTATTAAAGGCACCAAGAGGTTACGAAAAGTTTCAAAAATTTGTCAAAACTATGGTGTTAGAGTTCAAAATTCAGTATTTGAATGTGTTGTTGACTCAACTCAGTTAAGAGAATTAAAGTATCAACTAATTGATATTATTGATGAAAATGAAGATAGTTTGATAATTTATCGATTAGGAGATAATTATAAAAAAAAAGTAGAACATATAGGTATAAAAGAATCACTTGATGTGGAAGGTCCACTTTTTATTTGA
- the tnpB gene encoding IS66 family insertion sequence element accessory protein TnpB (TnpB, as the term is used for proteins encoded by IS66 family insertion elements, is considered an accessory protein, since TnpC, encoded by a neighboring gene, is a DDE family transposase.) — translation MLTEASVERVYLAVGKTDLRKSIDGLAVLVQQSFELDPFSPCLFAFCNRKKDKIKILYWDSSGFWLYYHRLEEGKFPNLEALVK, via the coding sequence ATGCTAACAGAAGCCAGTGTAGAAAGAGTCTACCTGGCAGTTGGCAAAACAGATTTGAGAAAGTCAATAGACGGCTTGGCAGTGTTAGTACAACAGAGCTTTGAATTAGACCCATTCTCTCCATGCCTGTTCGCTTTCTGTAATCGCAAAAAAGATAAAATCAAAATACTCTACTGGGACTCATCGGGCTTTTGGCTGTACTACCATAGATTAGAAGAAGGTAAATTCCCCAATTTGGAAGCTCTAGTGAAGTAA
- the tnpA gene encoding IS66 family insertion sequence element accessory protein TnpA, whose amino-acid sequence MSQPKNKYEKRRESWKQHIAEFRSSGMTTREWCNTHNLSITKLRYWLRKYKDQDLNNHNNTSDTQWLPLKVDNASQVEKKDTSQMTVKVGQASIEVGSDFDKQLLKDLVRTLSELC is encoded by the coding sequence ATGTCACAACCTAAAAACAAATATGAAAAACGAAGAGAAAGTTGGAAACAGCACATAGCTGAGTTTAGATCCAGTGGCATGACCACTAGAGAATGGTGCAATACACATAATTTAAGTATCACTAAACTGCGTTACTGGCTCAGAAAATACAAAGATCAGGATTTGAATAATCACAATAATACATCTGATACTCAGTGGCTTCCACTGAAAGTTGATAATGCCAGCCAGGTAGAAAAAAAGGACACTTCCCAGATGACAGTAAAAGTTGGTCAGGCTTCCATAGAAGTAGGATCTGATTTTGATAAACAATTACTAAAAGATTTAGTCAGGACTCTTTCAGAACTATGCTAA
- a CDS encoding foldase protein PrsA, producing MNKVNKQMIGIVLTFLLSLMFLSACSSENQDNDELDGLFSQVDASNFDKDIIAEFEDGKITDEEFITFLSVQAFLYPDIPINEPDVQRQILEELILEKTVSPLVKETDWAEKQAEILLDELKSYYSEKELDYAYETLDITKEDIKETLVSMFTAKAHFRDQVSEDEKLEYYEEKSDELTIASFTHILVMTEDITSNGKIEEVRSEEKALKKADDLYDQLQDGADINELAASYTDDTGSVDTDGYYEDVYISDLVPEFRDAILEQEIGEIGEPVKTEYGYHILRVEDIEVTPFEEVIELITDELAYNKYADYFIDTLPDLIEEINL from the coding sequence ATGAATAAGGTAAACAAACAAATGATAGGTATTGTACTAACTTTTTTATTATCACTTATGTTTTTAAGTGCTTGTAGTAGTGAAAATCAGGACAATGATGAATTAGATGGGTTATTTTCTCAAGTGGATGCATCAAATTTTGACAAAGATATAATTGCTGAATTTGAAGATGGCAAAATTACAGATGAAGAATTTATTACATTTCTAAGCGTACAGGCTTTTTTATATCCTGATATTCCTATAAACGAACCTGATGTGCAAAGACAAATTTTAGAAGAACTTATTTTAGAAAAAACTGTGTCTCCTCTAGTGAAAGAAACTGATTGGGCAGAAAAACAGGCTGAAATATTATTAGATGAATTAAAATCATATTATAGTGAAAAAGAATTAGATTATGCTTATGAAACCTTAGATATTACTAAAGAGGATATAAAAGAGACCCTAGTTTCAATGTTTACTGCGAAAGCTCACTTTCGTGATCAAGTAAGTGAAGATGAAAAACTAGAGTATTATGAGGAAAAATCCGATGAATTGACTATAGCTAGTTTTACTCATATTTTAGTTATGACTGAAGATATAACATCAAACGGAAAAATAGAAGAGGTTCGTAGTGAAGAAAAAGCCTTAAAAAAAGCTGATGATCTGTATGACCAATTGCAAGATGGCGCTGATATTAATGAGTTAGCTGCTAGTTATACAGATGATACAGGAAGTGTAGATACCGATGGATATTATGAAGATGTATATATTTCAGATTTAGTCCCAGAATTTAGAGACGCAATTTTAGAACAAGAAATAGGGGAAATTGGTGAACCTGTAAAAACTGAGTATGGTTATCATATATTAAGAGTTGAAGATATAGAAGTAACACCCTTTGAGGAGGTTATAGAACTCATAACAGATGAATTAGCATATAATAAATATGCTGATTATTTTATAGACACATTACCAGATTTGATTGAAGAAATAAATCTTTAG
- a CDS encoding response regulator transcription factor: MSYRINIVEDDSNLNSVLTSYLQKEGWEVLSFLDGESAQKVIETPPHLWILDIMLPDIDGFQLIKEIKNVSPEVPIIFISARDADIDRVVGLEMGSDDYLPKPFMPRELIIRAHKLLKRVYKDPKQEEQTPIEVNSYYVYKKSRTVRSGDQVIDLTSKEFDLLLYFIANKGHALSREQILDNIWGNDYFGTDRVVDDLVRRLRKKMPNLQVETIYGYGYRMVIS, translated from the coding sequence ATGTCTTACAGAATCAATATAGTAGAAGATGATAGCAATCTTAACTCTGTGCTTACAAGTTATTTACAAAAGGAAGGCTGGGAAGTTTTGTCATTTCTAGATGGTGAATCAGCCCAAAAGGTAATTGAAACACCACCACATTTATGGATTTTAGATATAATGTTACCAGATATAGATGGGTTTCAACTTATAAAAGAAATTAAAAATGTTTCACCTGAAGTTCCTATTATCTTTATATCAGCTCGAGATGCTGATATAGATCGGGTAGTAGGTCTTGAAATGGGTAGTGATGATTACCTACCTAAACCTTTTATGCCAAGAGAACTAATCATACGTGCACACAAATTATTGAAGCGGGTCTATAAAGACCCTAAACAAGAAGAACAAACACCGATTGAGGTCAATTCTTACTATGTCTATAAGAAAAGTAGAACAGTAAGATCAGGTGATCAAGTAATTGATTTAACTTCTAAAGAATTTGATTTACTATTGTATTTTATAGCTAATAAAGGACATGCACTATCTCGAGAGCAAATATTAGATAATATTTGGGGTAATGACTACTTCGGAACAGACCGAGTTGTAGATGACCTAGTACGTAGATTACGCAAAAAGATGCCAAATTTACAAGTTGAAACAATCTACGGATATGGATATAGAATGGTGATATCATGA